aggaattcaccccctggacttgaagccatgcttaaagaatttattagtacacaaactgcttttaacaaatctgttgaagaaaagcttgggaaaattgatatacttgcttctaaaatcgatagtcttgctgctgatgttgatcttttgaaatcgaaagttatgcctaatgagaatcatcataataaaattgttactacagcaaatgccatccaagttagaattaatgagaatataagattgatggctgaattgcgtgctaggtgggatagagaagaaaatgaaaaactagctaaagagaagaatgtagctaaagtttggactattaccaccacaagtaatgttgattcttcacatgttgctgcacctcctactattattaataaaagaattggtgttagcaatgtttccacttctgatGCAAAGCGCGAAAGCTATGCAAAGCTGCTAAAGCTATGAAGCGCACTGTGATAaaggctgctgaaattttttccaacattggggatgatgatcccattgctttagattataatggtttaaattttgatgattgcaacatctctgaagttataaagttcttgcaaaaacttgctaaaagtcctaatgctagtgctataaatttggctttcacgcaacatattacaaatgctctcataaaagctagagaagagaaactagagcgcgaatcctctattcctagaaagctagaggatggttgggagcccatcattaagatgaaggttaaagattttgattataatgctttatgtgatcttggtgcaagtatttccgttatgcctaagaaaatttataatatgcttgacttgccaccgctgaaaaattgttatttggatgttaatcttgctgatcattctacaaagaaacctttggggaaagttgataatgttcgcattaccgttaacaataaccttgtccccgttgattttgttgtcttggatattgaatgcaatgcatcttgtcccattatattgggaagaccttttcttcgaactgttggtgctactattgatatgaaggaaggtaatattaaatatcaatttcctctcaagaaaggtatggaacacttccctagaaagagaatgaagttaccttatgattctattattagaacaaattatgatgttgatgcttcatctcttgataatacttgatacacactttctgcgcctagctgaaaggcgttaaagaaaagcgcttatgggagacaacccatgtttttactacagtactttgtttttattttgtgtcttggaagttgtttactactgtagcaacctctccttatcttagtttagtgttttgttgtgccaagtaaagtcgttgatagtaaagttcatactagattaggattactgcgcagaaacagatttctttgctgtcacgaatctgggcaaaattctctgtaggtaactcagaaaattatgccaatttacgtgagtgatcctcagatatgtacgcaactttcattcaatttgagcattttcatttgagcaagtctggtgccattttaaaattcgtcaatacgaactgttctgttttgacagattctgccttttatgtcgcattgcctcttttgctatgttggatgaatttctttgatccattaatgtccagtagctttatgcaatgtccagaagtgttaagaatgattgtgtcacctctgaacatgttaatttttattgtgcactaaccctctaatgagttgttctaagtttggtgtggaggaagttttcaaggatcaagagaggagtatgatgcaacatgatcaaggagagtgaaagctctaagcttggggatgccccggtggttcacccctgcatattctaagaagactcaagcgtctaagcttggggatgcccaaggcatccccttcttcatcgacaacattatcaggttcctcccctgaaactatatttttattccatcacatcttatgtgcttttcttggagcgtcggtttgcttttgtttttgttttgtttgaataaaatggatcctagcattcactgtatgggagagagacacgctccgctgtagcatatggacaagtatgtccttaggctttactcatagtattcatggcgaagtttcttcttcgttaaattgttatatggttggaattggaaaatgatacatgtagtaattgctataatgtcttggataatgtgatacttggcaattgttgtgctcatgtttaagctcttgcatcatatactttgcacccattaatgaagaaatacatagagcatgctaaaatttggtttgcatatttggtttctctaaggtctagataatttctagtattgagtttgaacaacaaggaagacggtgtagagtcttataatgtttacaatatgtcttttatgtgagttttgctgcaccggtgcatccttgtgtttgtttcaaataagtcttgctagcctaaaccttgtatcgagagggaatacttctcatgcatccaaaatacttgagccaaccactatgccatttgtgtccaccatacctacctactacatggtatttctccgccattccaaagtaaattgcttgagtgctacctttaaaattccatcattcgcctttacaatatatagctcatgggacaaatagcttaaaaaactattgtggtattgaatatgtacttatgcactttatctcttattaagttgcttgttgtgcgataaccatgtttctggggacgccatcaactattctttgttgaatatcatgtgagttgctatgcatgtccgtcttgtctgaagtaagagagatctaccaccttatggttaagcatgcatattgttagagaagaacattgggccgctaactaaagccatgattcatggtggaagtttcagttttggacatatatcctcaatctcatatgagaataataattgttgccacatgcttatgcattaaagaggagtccattatctgttgtctatgttgtcccggtatggatgtctaagttgagaataatcaatagcgagaaatccgatgagagctttctccttagacctttgtacaggcggcatagaggtaccccattgtgacacttggttaaaacatgtgtattgcgatgatccggtagtccaagctaattaggacaaggtgcgggcactattagtatactatgcatgaggcttgcaacttgtaagatataatttacatgatacatatgctttattactaccgttgacaaaattgtttcatgttttcaaaatcaaagctctagcacaaatatagcaatcgatgcttttcctctatggaggaccattcttttactttcattgttgagtcagttcacctatttctctccacctcaagaagcaaacacttgtgtgaactgtgcattgattcctacatacttgcatattgcacttattatattactctatgttgacaattatccatgagatatacatgttataagttgaaagcaaccgctgaaacttaatcttcctttgtgttgcttcaatgcctttactttgaattattgctttatgagttaactcttatgcaagacttattgatgcttgtcttgaagtcctattcatgaaaagtctttgctatatgattcacttgtttactcatgtcatatacattgttttgatcgctgcattcactacatatgctttacaaatagtatgatcaaggttatgatggcatgtcactccagaaattatctttgttatcattttacctgctcgggacgagcagaactaagcttggggatgctgatacgtctccgacgtatcgataatttcttatgttccatgccacattattgatgttatctacatattttatgcacactttatgtcatattcgtgcattttctggaactaacctattaacaagatgccgaagagccgattctttgttttctgctgtttttggtttcagaaatcctagtaacgaaatattctcggaattggacgaaatcaacgccagggtcctattttgccacgaagcttccagaagaccgaagaggagacgaagtggggccacgaggtggccaaaccctagggcggcgcggcctggcccttggccgcgccgacctgtggtgtggggccctcgtgtggccccctgacctgcccttccgcctacaaatagcctccgtcgcgaaacccccagtaccgagagccacgatacggaaaaccttactgagacgccgccgccgccaatcccatctcgggggattcaggagatcgcctccggcaccctgccggagaggggattcatctcccggaggactctacgccgccatggtcgcctccggagtgatgtgtgagtagtctacccctggactatgggtccatagcagtagctagatggttgtcttctccccattgtgcttaattgtcgggtcttgtgagctgcctaacatgatcaagatcatctatctgtaattctatatgttgcgtttgttgggatccgatgaatagacaatacttgttatgttgattatcaattcatgtctatgtgttgtttatgatcttgcatgctctccgttattagtagatgctctggccaagttgatgctagtaactccaagagggagtatttatgctcgatagtgggttcatgtctccgtgaatgcggagggtgacaagaacctctaaggttatggatgtcttgttgccactagggataaaacattggtgctatgttcaaagatgtagtcactgattacattacgcgcaatacttaatgcaattgtctcgttgttagcaacttaatacggaggggttcggatgataactttgaaggtggactttttaggcatagatgcatctttggatagcggtctatgtactttgtcgtaatacccaattaaatctcacaatactcatcataatatgtatgtgcatggtcatgccctctctatttgtcaattgctcaactgtaatttgttcacccaacatgctgtttatcttatgggagagacacctctagtgaactgtggaccccggtccaattctctatactgaaatacaatctactgcaatattgttctactgttttatgcaaacaatcatcatccacactcatctaatcctttgttacagcaagccggtgagattgacaacctcactgtttcgttggggcaaagtactttggttgtgttgtgcaggttccacgttggcgccggaatctctggtgttgcgccgcactacatcccgccgccatcaaccttcaacgtgcttcttgactcctactggttcgattaaaccttggtttcttactgagggaaacttgccgctgtgcgcatcacacctttcctcttggggttcccaacggacgtgtcaactacacgcatcagggaAGGCCGTCGCTGAAGACGgtcatgaggaggaggaggaagaggatgaagatgcCAGGTGGAGACGGCTGaatgaggaggaggcggcggcggcaaagTTGGAGGCAATGGCCCGAGCGAAGGGGGAGACGCAGCCGGCGAGCACCGACGACAATGAATGCAGCAAGGACTACTCGTCGGAGGGGGACACAAGCTCCTCCAACGCGTCAAACACCATGACCTCTTCGAAAGAGGCGACGGGCAGGAAATGCCTCCGTGAGGACGACAAGGCGGGGCCATCAAAGAAGTAGTTAAAAAttagtttgaacattttttttgTAGTTTTTATGTTTTAATATGTTGCACTACTTTAAAAATCTCGATTGTACCTACAAATTTTTTCTCTCTATTGAAataaaaaatgaaacaaaaaataAATGAATTATTTTAATGTTTGTGGGTGCGTTTGGGAGCCGTGGCTGGGCAGCGACGTGCCCCAAACGCGACACGAAACAGAGGCATCAACTAAACACTCGATTCGGCGTCGTTTGGGAACATAACTGGAGATGTTTTTAGCCTCATAGGGGACACGCCAAAGTCGATGCCGTTGGTACGTGGAGCATCCAACGGATGACAAACACCTGACATAGGTCCAAGACTTCTCTTTTGACAGCCGCAGGCAAACATCTTCACACGAAAGCAAACCGGCAGTTTTGTTCTCAAATAAGTTGAGGCAGAGGCTAGTTCAAAACATCCTGTTCCTGTTCCGCCGACTGCCCCGACCTGTACTTCATCATGAATATGGTCGCTAACAGCTCCCGGCATTTATTGCGTACACGCTGTTCACGCGGCTCCGTCCATGTATAATACAACGTCAGTGCTTTCGAGTCCAATCCTGCCGTACATCATTTAATGATCCTTCGTTGCCTCTGGGCCGCACACCGCGTATATGGATATCCAGATCACCACAGCTCGAGCGCTATTCGTCCGCTCTCACCTTGGCTCCCTCTTCCCTTCTATTGCCACTGTAGCAGGGCGGCAGaggggcggcgcaggggggcttcctgcgccgcctcatgGGGAGATACGCGAGGATCCGGAATGTTACATGTAAGTACTAGCAAAACGCATAGTACTACACTACTTGCAACCGTTTCCGAGGGGCCGCGAAATAGTGGACAACGGAGGGGCCGCAGTGCAAAATTGCAGTTAGCTTACGAGATACgcttctccctctctctctaaCTCTTCCCTCCAtttagagagagagaggtagtggTTCATCTCATCTGCGTGCTAcctaagagagagagagacggaGTGGTTGGGTGAATGCAGCACATCCAGGTTTAGCTAGGGTTTCCCTCTCCAatctccccgccgccgccgccgcccacgatCGCCATGATCGGCGGTGCCGACGACACCGAGCCGGAGGCCCAGCCATCCACCCGCACGGCAGCCGCGCCTCCCCCTCCCTCGCCGCCGATCGCGCCCCCTTCCTCGCCTCTTCCGGGCGCCGGCCTCGGCAGGAGGCTGCTCGGCTCCATCCGCGCCTTCGCCCTCCCcgcgcctcgccccgccgccgcccccaAGGTCGGCCTCGGCCTGCTGCTCCATGCCAGCCCCGACCACCCTCTCCTCCACCCACCAACCCCGTCCGCCTCCCCGTCTGCGTCCGAGGACCCTCTCGACGAAGACGCTGCTGCGCCACGGCCTCGCGCCCACGACGCGGAGCCGCTGAGCCGACACGGGGTCGCCGACGCTGCCGCTGCGTCGGCCCCAACCAACTCCATGTCCAGGCCCACCCACGTCGCGTCTCCGTCTAACGACGAGTCCATCGCAGCCGACGTTTCGTCCGCGTCCGGGGAGGAGGGCGACCCTGTGGCTGTGGAAGATGCTTCCGAACGGCGTCGCGCCGACCACGCAGAGCCGCTCTCGCCGGTGAGCCGATACAGACCCATCGACCCTGCTGCGAGGAGGGCTCCGGCCAACACCATGCTCACGCAGGCGGCTCCCCACCTCCTCCAGCACCTCATGCCGGCGGCGGACGCGGACGGTGACCAGGACCAGGAGCCCGGCCTGGTGCTGGTGGATGGGCAAAAAGCCGACGAATTTCGCGCGGGCGACGAGTCAAGGCCAACCAACGTCGTGTCTCCGTCTGAGGGCGAGCAGGACGAGTCGATCACAACCCACGTTTCCTCCGCgtccgaggacgacgacgaccctcTGGAAGATGCTGCCGAACGGCCTCACGCCGCCGACCCAGAGCTGCTCTCGCCGGTGAACCGGTACAGACTAATGGACCCTGCTGCAAGGAGGGCTCCGGCCAACACCATGCTCACGCGGTGGGCATCCAAGGCGGCTCCCCACCTCCTCCAGCACCTCAGGCCGGACACAGGAGGTGACCTTGCACTGGAAGATCACGATGCTGCTGCTGCTGGGGACGATCAAGAAGAGAAGGTGCTGCAGCACTGCACCGGTGATCAGCTGAGAGCTGCCAGGGATGATCAGGAGGTGCTACAGCAAGCTGCTATCCAACCAAGGGATGAAACCGCATATGCCATTGATGCTGTGGAAGGCCAGGAATTTGTGGAGCAAGATGCCATTGACAGAAAGGGTGAAGGCACAAATGACACTGCTGCCGAGGGTCAAGACAAGGCAATAGAGCAATGTGACTCCTATGGATTGGGAACAACTGGTGATATCGAGGATGATCGGGAGGCGGTGGAGCAATGTGTCATCGATAAAAAGGGTGCAGCAATGGATGATAATGCTGTCAACGATCACGAGGTGGCAGGGCCAACTGTCGTCGATGAAATGCGTGCTACCATAGATGACATTTCTACCGAGGATCTAGAGAAGAAAATGGAGCAATATGCAACTTATGACTCAATCGAGAATGATAATGCTGTGGAAGATCAAAAGGTGGTACATCAAGGTGCCATCCACCCATGGGATGAAACCACATATGACATTGCTGTTGAGGATCAAGAGAAGGTGGGATCAGCCGAGAATATTGATGTTGTGGAAGGCCAGGAGTTGGTGGAGCAAGATGCCATTGACAGAAAGGGTGAAGGCACAAATAACACTACTGCCAAGGGTCACGACAAGGCAGTAGAGCAATGTGACTCTTATGGGTTGGGAACAACTGagaatggtgatattgaggatgATCGGGACGTGATGGAGCAATGTGTCATCGACAAAAAGGGTGCAGCAATGGATGATAATGCTGTCAACGATCACGAAGTGGCAGGGCCAACTGTCGTTGATGGAATGCGTGCTACCATAGATGACATTTCTGCCGAGGATCTAGAGAAGAAAGTGGAGCAATATGCAACTTATGACTCAATCGAGAATGATAATGCTGTGGAAGATCAGGAGGTGGTACAGCAAGGTGCCATCCACCGAAGGAATGAAACCACATATGCCATTGCTGCTGAGGAGCAAGAGAAGGTAGGATCAGCCGAGAATGTTAATGTTGCGGAAGGCCAGGAGTTGGTGGAGCAAGATGCCATTGACAGAAAGGGTGAAGGCACAGATGGCACTGCTGCGGAGGGTCAAGACAAGACTGTAGAGCAATGTGGCTCTCATGGATTGGGAACAACTGAGAATGGTGATGCAGAGGATGACCGGGAGGTGATGGAGCAATGTGTCATCGACAAAGAGCGTGCAGACGTGGATGATAATGCTGTAAAATATCACGAGGTGGTAGGGCCAACTGAAGGCACGGATAGCACACATTCTGTCGTGAATGACATTTCTGCCGAGGATCAAGAGAAGAAAGTGGAGCAATACACAACTTATGACTCGGAAGCAATCGAGAATGATGATGTTGTGGAAGATCAGGAGGTGGTGGAGCAAGAGGTTGTCTTCAGAGAGGGTTTAACCATTGACCATGATGATTCTGTCGAAGACCACAATGTGGTAGATCAATCTATCATTGAACGAATGCCCGCTCCTACTGATGACATTTTTGTTGAAGATCAAAAGGAAGTGGTGGAGCAATGTGCAGTTCATGAACCAAGAGCAACTGAGGATGAGTATACTGTCAAAGAAAAGGAGAAGGTGGTGGAGCAACGTGTCATTGACAAACAGGGTGCATCGAACATGGATGTTGCTGCGAATAATCAGGATAAGTTGATGAAGGAACACATCATCGACAACCAGGGTACAGTGCCCATGGATGATATTGCAGTGAAAGACCTTGATAAAGCAGCGGCACAATATGCCAGTGATGTCATCGACGAAAATGGCAGAACCAAGGATGATATTTATGTGGAGGAAGATGACTATCTAAAGGAACAAGTCATCGTTGACAATTGGGGTACATTCAGTGATGCTACTGCTTTGGAAGATCAGAAGAATGAGGGTGAACAATGCAAAGGTGATGAACAGATAGTGGGCAAGGACAT
This Lolium perenne isolate Kyuss_39 chromosome 1, Kyuss_2.0, whole genome shotgun sequence DNA region includes the following protein-coding sequences:
- the LOC127317169 gene encoding uncharacterized protein, which gives rise to MIGGADDTEPEAQPSTRTAAAPPPPSPPIAPPSSPLPGAGLGRRLLGSIRAFALPAPRPAAAPKVGLGLLLHASPDHPLLHPPTPSASPSASEDPLDEDAAAPRPRAHDAEPLSRHGVADAAAASAPTNSMSRPTHVASPSNDESIAADVSSASGEEGDPVAVEDASERRRADHAEPLSPVSRYRPIDPAARRAPANTMLTQAAPHLLQHLMPAADADGDQDQEPGLVLVDGQKADEFRAGDESRPTNVVSPSEGEQDESITTHVSSASEDDDDPLEDAAERPHAADPELLSPVNRYRLMDPAARRAPANTMLTRWASKAAPHLLQHLRPDTGGDLALEDHDAAAAGDDQEEKVLQHCTGDQLRAARDDQEVLQQAAIQPRDETAYAIDAVEGQEFVEQDAIDRKGEGTNDTAAEGQDKAIEQCDSYGLGTTGDIEDDREAVEQCVIDKKGAAMDDNAVNDHEVAGPTVVDEMRATIDDISTEDLEKKMEQYATYDSIENDNAVEDQKVVHQGAIHPWDETTYDIAVEDQEKVGSAENIDVVEGQELVEQDAIDRKGEGTNNTTAKGHDKAVEQCDSYGLGTTENGDIEDDRDVMEQCVIDKKGAAMDDNAVNDHEVAGPTVVDGMRATIDDISAEDLEKKVEQYATYDSIENDNAVEDQEVVQQGAIHRRNETTYAIAAEEQEKVGSAENVNVAEGQELVEQDAIDRKGEGTDGTAAEGQDKTVEQCGSHGLGTTENGDAEDDREVMEQCVIDKERADVDDNAVKYHEVVGPTEGTDSTHSVVNDISAEDQEKKVEQYTTYDSEAIENDDVVEDQEVVEQEVVFREGLTIDHDDSVEDHNVVDQSIIERMPAPTDDIFVEDQKEVVEQCAVHEPRATEDEYTVKEKEKVVEQRVIDKQGASNMDVAANNQDKLMKEHIIDNQGTVPMDDIAVKDLDKAAAQYASDVIDENGRTKDDIYVEEDDYLKEQVIVDNWGTFSDATALEDQKNEGEQCKGDEQIVGKDMYAVHMKGSMLEQGTGGKQGATKSDFTVEKYKDVVERVCHEWGAPDDDLAMDTAASQSIREVSSSEVVSATANGSDGGIWKKEKVKLHIRYPQRPGKLNCPFYMSSGSCSYGFSCQFHHPPLKAKPDGSWCPSEQGNHGVAETLELNRIGLPIRRGARNCTFYMRNGACRYGKHCHFNHPEHVIDAQFYTPTGWEDNALQLEKSSDQTTLDDTSHLKKSSDDTTLGGTSYSKKSSDHATLDGTSYSKKSSDHATLDDTSSSSEILPPNILRMLLPSQKVLPSTEVKVKKDSDWQSTSDDSDGCCSADSSDGPLCKQEHVDYPERPGRPECPFYMRFGDCKFASACKYHHSKDKYPTRYHPKVPSLGGEQREYPERPEEPECPFYMKNRFCKFGAQCRFNHPKDSSPTVQNSTNAKKSVASNEHHQSTTTTLEDYMPQQQQYPERPGQPDCRYYLQFGECKFLSACIFNHPRDELQVGWNPSGPAHSDQIEPETHGMPECPFYMKSGKCQFGSACEFRHPKDICSTTEGAFGQRTDLADDTSTRPENVVQKQQAMYPERPGEPRCFDYMSHGSCRRQMNCKYHHPAERLSRKQYDSTYH